Genomic window (Deltaproteobacteria bacterium):
CCGCACCTTTACTACCTCCACCCTCACTTCCGCCCCATCTTTTATTGAATCGCCTGCTTCCTTCATAAACTCCTTTCGGTGCTCATGATCTTCGCATGGTGATTTCCTCCTTTTTTTTACTCTTCTTGCATAGCTTTTCTTTTCAAAACAAACTGAGCATGATGATGTAAAAGGCAATTAACGGATAATCTTTTGATAGATCAATTTGACCCTCTGCGAAGTTTACAAAATTGTATAAAATATGAAGAACTGACTTTCAATCGGGCATATAAATTATAGAATACCAGGTATTATTAAGCAAATATGGTGTACTACGGAATCGATGAAATACAGGCATGGCAAAAAACCATTGAAAATAAAAGGAATCCTGACCGATATCTACGACAAAATCCTCCCAAAAGAAGGATCCGTCGGGCTTACCCGTCGACCAAAGGAGCAAAATAGGGCCGCATCTGGCCGGGCTCTCCGACAACTGATTTGCTAGGAAAACTCCTTTTCAATGCGCTGCATCGCTTCTTCCAGTCGCGCATCCGGTACCGTCAGGGAAAAACGGACAAAACCTTCACCGTATTCCCCATATGCCGTTCCCGCCGCTACGACAACCCCCGTTTTATCGAACAGACGGTTGGTAAACTCCAAAGAGGTCATCCCCCGCGGTACGGGTACCAAGAGATAAAAACTTCCTTTAGGCGGGTCGAAAACAATCCCGATTTTTTTGAGTGCGGCCAGAACCCGTGTCCGACGCCTTCCATACACGGACAGCATCCGGGTAATGGAATCCGCCTCATGTTTCAGGGCATGAATCCCCGCATACTGAATGGGATTGAAAATACCCGAGTCGGTGTTTTCCTTTACTTTACTGATGGCGGCAATGAGGTTCTCGTTCCCACAAACCATTCCAAGACGCCAGCCGCACATATTGAATGGCTTGGACAAGGAATTCAACTCGACGCCGACCTCTCTTGCCCCCTCGGCCATGAGAAAGCTGATCCGTTGCTGACCGTCAAAGAGGATTTCTCCGTAAGGGTTATCGTAACATACGGCGATATCGTACTGACGAGCGAAATCCACCAGTTCGTCCAAAAAAGACAGGGTGGCACAAGCACCGGTCGGATTGTTTGGATAATTCAGGAAAATGGCCGTAGCCTTTTTC
Coding sequences:
- a CDS encoding LL-diaminopimelate aminotransferase, with amino-acid sequence MQTAERLSKIPPYLFMELRKKINKAKADGVDVISLAIGDPVEPTPGSIIEELCKRAQDPDNHRYPTDEEKGMLAFRQEIAHWYENRYGVRLDPEKEVLGLIGSKEGCHHFVLARVNPGDTVLMTDPGYPAYRSSILMGEGEPYHVPILPENNYLPVFADIPTDVAKKATAIFLNYPNNPTGACATLSFLDELVDFARQYDIAVCYDNPYGEILFDGQQRISFLMAEGAREVGVELNSLSKPFNMCGWRLGMVCGNENLIAAISKVKENTDSGIFNPIQYAGIHALKHEADSITRMLSVYGRRRTRVLAALKKIGIVFDPPKGSFYLLVPVPRGMTSLEFTNRLFDKTGVVVAAGTAYGEYGEGFVRFSLTVPDARLEEAMQRIEKEFS